CGCTTTAGCAGCGATCTGCTTTGCTTCATTACTGGGTGAAAGTCCGAATTGGTAAGCATTATCTTTTGTTTCTGTATTTACATCATTAAGTAATAATGTTGGTACAGGATGATCCATTGCTGCAACGGCAGCCACATCCGTTTTGGTTAATGGGCCTACAACGTAGTCTGCTCCATCTGCCAAAGCTTGCTGATAAAGAGCAGCCACATCAGCAGCGTTTGTATTGTAAAAATGTACTTTCGTATGATCAACTTCTCCATTGGCCGAATAAGCCGCCATGAATCCATCTTTAATGGCATTCCCGGGTCCGGCCAGAGGTCCAGATAAAGGCAAAAGCAGTGCTATATGTCTAGGTTGTGCAAATAAACGCTGTTCATTGCTAGCTGTATGTAAAATGGAATGAGCAGGATGCTGTGGATAATTTTCTTGCCATCTTGCAAGAGCTGCCATTATTGCTTGTGGCTGGCGATAATCCTGTCGTGAAATGAGAGCTAATTGCATCCACCCTTTTAGTTCAGAGTCATCCGGTGCTTCGACGGCTAACGTATTAAGTTCCGCTGGAGGCAAAGTCGTCAGTGTCAACCAAAGGATGCGAAGATTATTTGCTCTTGAAGCTTCATCCGGCAATAGTGCTTCCAGTTTAATTCGTTCTCCTACCGCTTCTACGGTATTGCCGGTGCTTTGATAAGCTTGAGCCAGCATTTCATGAAATTGAGCCTGGTAATAAATAGGCATGCTGGTTATCGCCTGAATTTTTGCCAGTCTATTTATGGCAGAACGAGGTTGTCCAAGGATCAAATCAATTTTTGCTAACAACAAATTTTTTCATCAGCAAGATCAGCCGGTAATTCATTCATTCTTAACAAAATCGTACGGCCTTGCTGCCACTGACCATCGTGAATTAAACGGCCGGCTGCCATAATAAGTAATGACTGTCGTTCATCACCGGTTTTATTGTTTGCCAGAGCAAGATAAGCAGCAGCCGACATGGTGTAAGGACTGGCCAATTGCTGATTAACCTGCACATGACTGTCGCTTACTTTATTAGTACAGCATGAAAGTGTCATCACACAACAAATAATAGAAAGGCATTTAAAAAGAGAATTTGACAGCATGAATTTTATCCAAAATCATATGCACAGCAAAAATTGAAACGAAAGAGAATAAACCATGACTGCTACTTCAGCAATAACCCCAGGTAAGCTATACATTGTGGCAACACCCATTGGCAACCTCGCCGATATTAGTGAGAGAGCCATAAACACTTTACAATCTGTCGATTTAATTCTTGCTGAAGACACTCGTCATTCCCAGCAGTTACTCACTGCCTTAGGCATAAAAAACCGATGTTATCTTTGCATACTCATAATGAAGCCAGCCGTAGTGAGCAACTTATTGCAACCTTACTCAAAGGGCAAACTTTTGCTTTAATCAGTGATGCTGGAACTCCGTTAATCAGCGATCCTGGTTTTCCCTTGGTCAAACTGGCTCATCAAAAACAAATTCCTGTGATTCCGATTCCTGGTGCCTGTGCATTGATAGCTGCTCTCTCAGCATCCGGTGTGTCTTGTGATACATTTACTTTTATCGGCTTTCTACCGGCAAAGCAAACAGCCCGACGGCAAAAGTTGGAATCGTTAAAATCTTATGAGCATACCCTAGTCTTTTATGAATCCACTCACCGCATTTTGGAATGCATTGACGATATTACTGATATTTTTGGCGAAAAAACAGAGATGGTTCTTGCCAAGGAATTAACCAAATCCTTTGAACGATTTGTTTCAGGACATTGCATTGACATAAAAGAATGGCTGCTGGCCGATAAAAATCATACTAAAGGGGAGTTTGTACTGATTCTTTCTCCAAGAACTTCTGCAAAAGAAGTGAAAAATCATGAATCTATTTTGTCTATATTATTAGCTGAACTTCCTCTCAAACAAGCAGTCAAAATTGCTTCACAGTTAACAAAAGCAAATAAAAACGAACTGTATAAAATAGCACTGGACTTGCAAAAATAATCAACCTGATGCCCTCAGTGGGGCATATAGCTCAACTGCCGCTAACGCTCTTATGCGACAATTAGCAGTAACACAAGCCTCGATCTAGTTCTTCTTCATCCACACTTGCATTTTTCTCAGCAATAGGAGCAGGTAAAGCCGGTTTATTAGCTTGATTAAAGTAGCCTTTTCCACATTCATAACCAATAAACAACACCGTCAATACAATGGCTGCCGGCCAAGAAACGGCAAAGGTAGCCATAATCAATAAAGGCATCATCGTATTTTTAACCATAGACACCATGAAAGCGCTGCGAGCTTCCTGCATTTCACGTGCCGCTAAAGAAACATCTCCTCCTGTTTGCTCAGCCCGTTGCAATAACATGCTTTTTTCGTGATATTTTCCATACATATCAGCCGACAAGTACATGGCCACCGCCAACACGCACGCAAAAAAGCAAGCAGGAGCCGCCACCGGTGAAGCCAGTAAAAGATAAGCAGAAAAACCCGTCATTAATAGGATGGCTGCAGAAATATTAAACCAATAAGAAGCATTACTTGCCTGCCAATGAATCTCAAGTTCTGCCAATTGTTCATCCAGTAACTGGCAGCGTTTATCATCATCTGCATGTTGTGCCTTTTCTTGCAAATATTGTTCTTTTTTAAGTAAATACTCTTGCTCGGCAAGCCAACGTCGATAAACAAGCAAAGAAACGTCAAACAATAAAAATCCTGCTGTTACCCAATTCGCAACCGGTGCGGAAATATTAAAATACTTAGCATAATTGGTAAGACCATTTACAGTGGCCCAAACCATATCATTTAAAAGATCACAGTGTCTTTTGCCAAGCTCTTTTGCAAATCGCTCTTTTAATGATAACGATTTTTCAGCCTCAGAAGGAACAAACGTATGTTTTAGTATCAGACCAATATTAATAACAAAACGCGCGGCAAAAACTCCAACACTAAGCACATTTAAAACAGCAGCAGGTTTATCCAAGGTAGATAACATGCCATCAATGTCTGTGTGTCGCCCTAGAATCTCATCTAATTTTTCCAAAAACGATGAACCCTGGATAATTGCCAGTGATTGCTTTAACGTCAGTCGGGAAAAAACAATCTGTAACCGGGTAATATTGGTAAAAGAAACCCAACTACGTATTTTTGAAGCATGTTTTAGCGTACTGGCCAATTCACCTAAATCCTTGCTGAACTGATTTTGCCAGGATTGGACCGTTGGAGCATCCGGAAATACCCCTTGCTCGTAAAAATAAGCGATTTCTTCACTCAATTTATGATATTTTTCTGCTTGGTCAAATTTTCCATAACCTTGATAATAAGATTGCAACATTAAGCTGCAATAATAACAATAGAGCCAGAACGCTTCTCGATGCTTAGGATTTTTTTTAAGGCTGGCAAATAACTGATTAAATTCTTGTTCTATAAGCAGTTGATTTTTAGAAAGAAACTCGTATTCCTTTTGGGAAACTCGCGTGCGAACCTTGTTTATAGAGTCAACGGAAGAAGAAAAAAAACTTTGTTTGTCCATGACAAAGGGTTGGTATTGCGCAGTTTTAGCCATGATATTCCCCCAATATAAAAAAATGGACAAAAAGTTAAAAATAATAACTTACATCTTGT
This genomic interval from Legionella oakridgensis ATCC 33761 = DSM 21215 contains the following:
- a CDS encoding penicillin-binding protein activator, which translates into the protein MLLAKIDLILGQPRSAINRLAKIQAITSMPIYYQAQFHEMLAQAYQSTGNTVEAVGERIKLEALLPDEASRANNLRILWLTLTTLPPAELNTLAVEAPDDSELKGWMQLALISRQDYRQPQAIMAALARWQENYPQHPAHSILHTASNEQRLFAQPRHIALLLPLSGPLAGPGNAIKDGFMAAYSANGEVDHTKVHFYNTNAADVAALYQQALADGADYVVGPLTKTDVAAVAAMDHPVPTLLLNDVNTETKDNAYQFGLSPSNEAKQIAAKARNNGYIRALIIAPEGAWGDEIVAAFSSQWRANGGHVTDALRYRPNENLNTAVRDFLHITDSEARKKQLNQVLGHHIESTPRRRQDFDMIFLLSYPNKARQIMPLLQYYYAGDVPVYATSSVYSGTPNAMKDRDLNGIIFCDMPWVFNHHMEHKHWPEQYNSYNRLYALGMDSYALSRQLNQLLLFPAMGVSDKSGVLYLNPNGQIARIFAWGRFKQGVAERIHENG